In Gemmatimonadota bacterium, the DNA window GCTGGGCGTACACCATCCGAGGATCGGCAAACCTCAAACTCGGGCCGGCTTCCGGCGTGACGTCGCGCGCGCCAGACATCAAGAATGACAGGACCGCGTCGATCTCGACCTTTGTCAGCCTCGCCGTGATCGCCATGTGGGTGCCGATCGACGCCCAGTCCGCCGAGGAATAGCGGTCGGGAGGCTGAACGTTGTGGCATCGCGCACAGTTGACGGACCAGGTTTCGACCCCCGAACGCTGAGCGAAAACCGGCTGCGGGAGCGCAATCGCCGCGGTAGCTCCGAGCCCGGCAACGAGCATGCATCGCATGACTTTCGACATGGTTCTCTCTCCGGACTCTAGAATAGAATGTTCGACTGGAACGCGAACGCGTCGTTGTCCGTCTCGAAGCCGTCCTGCTCCATGTTGAAGATGTAGTCCACCCGGACGATGGCGGCCGCCCCGATGTGAAAGTTGAAGCCGGCAACCACGCGGCTCAGATCATCCTCTTCCCCGGGCATCGATCTCGCGCTGTAGCGAATGGCCGGCTCCACGTGGGGAGTCGCCAGGTAGGAGGCCTGCACGTAACCGCCAGACTTCGTCATGTCGCCGCCGGTCGCGTCCTGGCTGGCGCGCACCCACTCACCGCGCAGCACGAATCCCTGTCTCTGATAGGAGGCGTCGACCCCGAAGAGGGTCAGGTCCAGATCTTCCTCGGCCTCCGACTCGGCGTATTTGCCATGATAGACTGATCCGCCTACGTCGAAGCCCATGTATGGAAGCTCCAGGCCGAGACGGCCGCCGACGGCCTTGTTGTCGTCGATCCCCCCTTCGGCCCTTTCCCGATCGTTGTCCCTGAAGCCACGGATCCCGCCGCCATCCTCACCGAGCAATCCGTTCACGGCGAATACGTCGAAGACGACTCGATTGTCGTCATCGACTGCAACTCCGCCCGTGATCCAAAGCCCCACGTCGTTGTAGGTCTGCGGCAAGATGTCCCTGAAGCCGTGCGGTCGACCGATGAGCTTGTTGATCGGGGTCGGGTGCAGGTCCCTGTTGAATCGTCCAAATGGCACGATGAACTTGCCCGCCAATATGCGGACATCACCCAATCCGGTGTAGCCGAAGTATCCGTACTCGAGGGCGATCTCTTCGCCCGCATGCTCGTACTCGATCTCGGCGGCAGCGAACAGGTCACCTGTTATCTGGCCCAGCAAGATGAGGTTGACGTGGTGGTTGTCGAAGAAAAACTCCTTGTCATCCGACCCGATCCCACTCACGAAAGCTTCGAAGTCGGCATACCCCGTGACCGTCAAACCTTGCGCGGCGAGATGTTTTGGTCCCACCACGCTGGAGGCGATCAGGGCGAAGCTTCCCACGAGAGCCAGAGCTATCGTCCGTTTCATTTGTCCTCCTTTGTCGGTGGGCACAGCCGTAGTACGGCATACGGCTTGGAGGAGGGAGACAGGACATCGCGGGCGGGGCACGCGCGCTACCTTCCGCCTCGGCTAATTCCCAATTTGCCGCTGGGAGCCGTGCGAGCGCCGTCGGGTGTCGGTCGATGAGTTGTGGGGCGGGCTCCCACCGCCGGGGCGGTCGCTGTGGGGATCGTGCCGACGGCCCTTGACCAAAGCCCCGGACGCGCAGCAAAGATGAAGGGGCCTAACTCTTGTGCTGGCCCTCGCTAACTCCAAGAGCCGGAGCTTCCATCATGCTCGTCGCCACCAGCATTCGAATCCGCTCGATCGCCCTCGCCGCCGCCAGCGTGGCGGTGATCGCCACGCCGCTCTCCGCACAGTATCTGGGCGGCGGGACCAAGACGGCCGAAGAGGCGCAACTCGCTAACCTCGAGCAGCTCAGCGACAAGTTCCTCGCGCTAGCCGGCGCGTTTCCCGAGGAGGCCTGGGAGTGGCGCCCGATGGAGGGCGTGCGCTCCGTCCACGAGGTGATGTCGCTGATCGCCGCCGAGGGCACCCTCTTCCCGACCGCGTGGGGGTTCGACAAGCCGGACTGGACCGCCGACGGCGGCTTCGGACCCGAGCTGGGTCGCCTGGCGGCGCTGTCCGGGGAGGACGTCATCGCGGAGATCGATCGTTCCTTCGCGCACCTGATCGCGCTGGCCCGAGGGCTCTCGGAGGAGGATCGTGCCAAGGAGGTGAACTTCTTCGGTCTGACGGTCGATGTCGGCACCGCGCTCACGCTCATGAGCAACGACATGCACGAGCACCTGGGGCAGTCGATCGCCTACGCGCGCATGAACCGGATCGTGCCTCCCTGGAGCGCGCCGGCAGGGGAGGGCGAGGCCGGAGAGGACGGCTGAGGAGGGCCTCCGGGTAGCGGCGAGCTTCCCGCTTGCTCTCCGGCCCGCCCTTTGAAGGCGGAATTCCCCGGCTGAGTATTGAGAATGAGCGCCTGTGTGCGATCCTCGCGCGCTCCGTCCCGACGTTGGGTCGGTGACGCACGGTTCAGCCCGCCGGGAGGTCGGCCATGCTCCAGTGGGTGCGTGCAGGAATCCGCCTTAGCCTGAACTGGATAGCCTGGTTGGTCAGCCGCTACACCGAGCGGGCTGTGTGCGGAGTACGGATTCGCTCATTCGCGGTTACGAGGCCGGAGAACGACGAGGCACGGCTGGAGCTGATCGCTGCTTCGCTGAGATTGCTGGCCCGGACTGACCGCCGCAGCCTCGACCGAGTCCGCCAGTTGCGAGGCATCATGGTCTCCGAAGCCCTGCCGGGAGCAAACGGCGCTTATCTATCGGGCCCGAATCTATGCACAGTGGATCCCATCTTTCTGGACCGAACTCCGAAGGTCGAGAGCGTGGCGGCGGTGCTGGTCCACGAAGCGACGCACGCGCGCATCCAGAGCAGGGGAGTCTCCAGCGAATCGCACAGGCTACGCATCGAGGAGGTCTGTCACACGGCGGAGATCGCCTTCGCTCGACGGGCTACCCGTTTCGGGCTCCTCCGGCAGAGGATCGTGGCACGTGCCCGGATAGCCGAGACGTACCACCCGGTAACGCTGGCCAGGTCTCGACTCCGCGGCCTCGAGGCGATCGAGCTCACGGGTTGGCCGAGACGTTTTGCGAGGATGGGATGCGAGAGGGCTCTGGCCGACGCCGAAGCTCGCTACGGCGGGGGCTCCTGAACCGTTCGGCATCTCTCCCCCGGACGCGTCAACGCCCGGGGGAGGGCACGTCCAGCGGTCGTCAGTACGACGGCGTCGCGGGCGCCGCCGGGGCGTCGTCCTCCTTGTAGACCGCGGCTCCCACGTACGCCACTATCAGGAAGACGACGAGGAAGATAGCCGAGAAGGTGAGGGTGTAGGACATCTCCCACAGTCCCATCGCCGTCTGGAAGAGGAAGATGAGCGTGATTACAGCCCAGACGAAGACTCCCGCGATCATCGCCGTCTTGGGGCCCGCTCCCAGCCGCGGCCGGATCGCCGCGTAAAGCCAGACGATCATGAGCCCGAGCACGATGTCGAGGGCGACGAACATCGCGATCTGGCCCCCGGTGGGGTCCACCGCAAGGTCGGGGTTGAGCGCGGCGGCCGCCGCTTCGTTCTGCTCCACGAAGAGCACCCCGTTGATCAGGAAGTCCAGCACGGCGAGCACTACGCCGGCCGCCAAGCCACCGGTGACTGCTTTCTGTGTGTTGATCGCCACCACGTCCTCCAGCGTGTGAGGATCGATGGCCCACGGGGAGGGTTCGCCCGCGGGCCTCAGCGGGCGCTCCAAAGGTAGGTTGTGCCCGCCGCGGGGGACACCCGCTTGACCCGGCAAGCCGCGCCCTCACCCCCGGCCGTCCGCATGCACGCCGCTCGTGCGTTCCCCTGGACCCTTGCTGACGGTGGCCTTACGCCCGATGTTGCCCGACCGCAAAGACTTCGACGGGAGCCGGCATGGAAGGCATCGAACAGTTAATCAGCGCGACCAAGAGCTTCCTCGACGGTTTCGGGGTGCCTGTGAGCGGGGAGACGATCCCGTTCAAGGTGATCATCCTGCTCGGGGCGGGGATCTTCCTGACGTTGCGGCTGGGCTTCGTCCAGTTCCGCAAGCTGGGCCACGGCTTCGCCGTGACCAGCGGCCGCTACGACGACCCCGCCGAGCCCGGCGACGTCACGCACTTCCAGGCGCTGACCACGGCGTTGTCGGCGACCGTCGGGATCGGCAACATCGCTGGCGCCGCGTGGGCGATCCACTATGGTGGGCCCGGCGCGCTGTTCTGGATGTGGGTGACGGCGCTGCTGGGCATGGCCACCAAGTTCTCCGAGGTGACCCTCGCGCAGCGCTACCGCGCGGTTGAAGAGGACAAGGATGGCCACAAATGGGAAGGCACGGTCTCCGGCGGCCCCATGTATTACATCGAGCGCGGGCTGGGCAGGGCGTGGAAGCCGCTGGCCGTGTTCTTCGCGATAATGCTCGGCTTCACGGCCTTCATTACGGGGAATGCCGTGCAGGCCAACACGCTGGCCGACACCATGGAGTCGACGTTCGCCATCCCCAACATCGTCACGGGGCTGGTCGCGGCGGGCCTGATCTCGCTGGTGATCGTCGGCGGCATCTCCCGGATCGGAAAGGTCACGGGTATCCTGGCCCCCGTCATGGCAGCGATATACGTGGCGGGCGCCGTCGTTATCATCCTGCTCAACATCGGTGAGCTGTTCCCCGCTATTTCGTTGATACTCACCGAGGCCTTCAATCCGAGCGCGGGCGTGGCGGGCACCGGCATCGGGGCCCTCCTGGTGACGCTGAACTGGGGCGTGGACAGAGGTCTGTTCTCCAACGAGGCGGGGCAGGGTTCGGCGCCGATAGCGCACGCCGCGGCCAAGACCGACGAGCCCGTGTCCGAGGGAGTGGTCGGCCTGGTGGAGCCCTTCATCGACACCATCGTCATCGTCTCGATGACCGCGCTCGTGATCATCATGACGGGCACGTGGGACGCGAAGGTGCCGTCCGAGATGACGGTGGCCGGCGGCGACGTGACCTACCGCATGGTGGATGACGAGGTCGGATCAACGGTCGCGGTGGACGCTCCGTCCGAGATTCGCGTCGTGGGTGGCGTGCAGCAGGTGACGCTCGGCGAAACGGCTTTTGCCTGGCACGACGTGATCGTGGACCGCTTCTACCTGGACCTCGAGCAGACCACG includes these proteins:
- a CDS encoding sodium:alanine symporter family protein → MEGIEQLISATKSFLDGFGVPVSGETIPFKVIILLGAGIFLTLRLGFVQFRKLGHGFAVTSGRYDDPAEPGDVTHFQALTTALSATVGIGNIAGAAWAIHYGGPGALFWMWVTALLGMATKFSEVTLAQRYRAVEEDKDGHKWEGTVSGGPMYYIERGLGRAWKPLAVFFAIMLGFTAFITGNAVQANTLADTMESTFAIPNIVTGLVAAGLISLVIVGGISRIGKVTGILAPVMAAIYVAGAVVIILLNIGELFPAISLILTEAFNPSAGVAGTGIGALLVTLNWGVDRGLFSNEAGQGSAPIAHAAAKTDEPVSEGVVGLVEPFIDTIVIVSMTALVIIMTGTWDAKVPSEMTVAGGDVTYRMVDDEVGSTVAVDAPSEIRVVGGVQQVTLGETAFAWHDVIVDRFYLDLEQTTPFTGTINPGADARGDDGSAYSILYADAPEGGAPLTMLAFRRGLAPIGDFGHWIVIISVILFGISTAISWSYYGDRCARYLFGKKAVLPYKFAYVAMFLGGTIIAPAAAWELGDIALAIVIVPNLLALVLLSGETRRLMDSYFDRQPWVENAEVHKRLKEEHRL
- a CDS encoding cytochrome c — translated: MSKVMRCMLVAGLGATAAIALPQPVFAQRSGVETWSVNCARCHNVQPPDRYSSADWASIGTHMAITARLTKVEIDAVLSFLMSGARDVTPEAGPSLRFADPRMVYAQQCAACHGEGAGGDGPAARAFNPAPTDLSTPDFWASRSDAQIDSVIAFGKNAMPPQGRVLDTETRMALIRYLRELHAGS
- a CDS encoding DinB family protein; translation: MLVATSIRIRSIALAAASVAVIATPLSAQYLGGGTKTAEEAQLANLEQLSDKFLALAGAFPEEAWEWRPMEGVRSVHEVMSLIAAEGTLFPTAWGFDKPDWTADGGFGPELGRLAALSGEDVIAEIDRSFAHLIALARGLSEEDRAKEVNFFGLTVDVGTALTLMSNDMHEHLGQSIAYARMNRIVPPWSAPAGEGEAGEDG